A single genomic interval of Candidatus Jordarchaeales archaeon harbors:
- a CDS encoding winged helix-turn-helix transcriptional regulator, protein MEEKEKLVLETLKKAGKPLKSREIAEIAKLDVKEVTKIIRRLKKRGEITSPKRSYYTPAK, encoded by the coding sequence ATGGAGGAGAAGGAGAAACTCGTTCTCGAGACACTCAAGAAGGCAGGGAAACCATTGAAGTCCCGTGAAATAGCGGAGATCGCCAAGCTCGATGTTAAAGAGGTAACGAAAATAATAAGGCGGCTCAAAAAGAGGGGCGAAATAACCTCCCCGAAGAGGAGTTATTACACACCAGCCAAGTAA
- a CDS encoding NADH:flavin oxidoreductase, protein MLFEPGHVGSMEVKNRIVRSATYEGLADENGIVGERYVELYRELAKGGTGLIITGFAYVRKDGVALRGQTGLHSDECIPPLKKMVDAVHAVDPDVKVVVQLSHGGRQAHPKLTNGVLIAPSPIPDKTVKITPKEMTREEVKEVIEAFVRAAERAKDAGFDGVQIQACHGYLVSQFLSPYSNKRSDEYGGSTENRARMLVEIIKGIKKACGGDWPVLVKLQMDDCVADEDRLKLPESVEIARIVLKSGADAIEVSGGIYESTLYGNLSSVRTKVGEEVPEAYFLPFAVEVKKALPSATVMLVGGIRSKSTAEEVLEKGYSDFISMSRPLIRDPNLPAKWLKGESLKSECISCNDCLRMAGKSGLKCAKLNP, encoded by the coding sequence TTGCTCTTTGAACCCGGACATGTTGGTTCTATGGAAGTTAAAAACAGGATAGTTAGGTCAGCTACTTATGAAGGGTTGGCGGACGAAAACGGCATCGTAGGAGAACGCTACGTCGAGCTGTACAGGGAGCTCGCAAAGGGGGGCACTGGGCTGATAATCACAGGGTTCGCCTATGTGCGAAAGGATGGGGTAGCTCTAAGAGGACAAACAGGCCTTCACTCCGACGAGTGCATACCCCCTCTGAAGAAGATGGTTGACGCCGTCCATGCGGTTGATCCAGACGTGAAAGTTGTGGTTCAGCTGTCGCACGGCGGAAGACAGGCACATCCCAAACTCACAAATGGCGTACTTATTGCTCCATCACCCATACCGGACAAGACAGTTAAAATTACACCAAAGGAGATGACCAGAGAGGAGGTCAAAGAGGTGATTGAAGCCTTCGTGAGAGCTGCGGAGAGGGCCAAGGACGCTGGCTTCGACGGAGTGCAGATTCAAGCATGCCACGGCTACCTAGTCTCCCAGTTCCTCTCTCCTTACTCAAACAAGAGGAGCGACGAGTATGGTGGAAGCACCGAGAATAGGGCTAGGATGCTCGTCGAAATAATCAAAGGTATAAAGAAGGCTTGTGGCGGCGACTGGCCTGTGCTCGTGAAACTCCAAATGGACGACTGCGTTGCTGACGAGGACAGGCTGAAGCTTCCCGAGTCTGTTGAGATAGCGAGAATAGTCCTGAAGAGCGGGGCTGACGCCATAGAAGTATCCGGAGGAATATACGAGTCGACGTTATACGGGAACCTTTCATCGGTCAGAACGAAGGTTGGGGAAGAAGTCCCTGAAGCATACTTCCTACCGTTTGCCGTCGAAGTGAAAAAGGCGCTTCCATCAGCAACCGTGATGCTTGTCGGCGGGATAAGGTCAAAGAGCACCGCTGAGGAGGTGCTCGAGAAAGGGTACTCCGACTTCATTTCGATGTCTCGTCCGCTAATCAGAGACCCAAACTTACCTGCAAAATGGCTGAAAGGTGAAAGCCTTAAGTCGGAGTGCATTTCCTGCAATGACTGCCTGCGAATGGCGGGAAAAAGCGGCCTCAAATGCGCAAAGCTGAACCCTTAA
- a CDS encoding MoxR family ATPase: MSSEVLREKVLEVINTVESHGLFVHDELLTVRCEGEHGNEMWSMPLVVTLAVLNALVPRGAMLLYGGHGGGKTTLAKVLGRMMTGAHLSEIEEAVVRGHPQLTEEKMIATLKPGRLLRDGVEEVVWRKFVTSFWKIVDEINRLTPYTQNILLSLLAEGRVKFYDAVYECGSFVLYATMNPQDPGTFEIGLPLLDRFGIAVPITMPSVTEIPFILSGQDERLYGYDPYYQVPQVLSVEELRSIWRLVDATPVDEEAKLFVGNLISEFSACERASKENVTLLRTDSGLCDGCHFNVEKSVCNKVVTPLSVRAAKDILRYSKALSWLLGAEKVTVDMVVAIAPYAVWHRVKYPERLLMEPPYYGDQLKFTFDVMKLVMERFVARRKALEIFEKFKMGEGGEGALKNLEEWGRSDLVVKTELVPKARHFATREYRSVMEKIRKALRVDNVRELEKVRNVILSERGLPNRFEILRKLEEAIHEKTKKIYMVPFREWGAVYGKLAVKFPELQEPLKQTFKPPVSKCIKHRELTIIVHATGGSDEDPVFVEIAGGKADEVAKIVEEVCGSDKKEE, translated from the coding sequence TTGTCATCCGAGGTTCTTCGTGAAAAAGTTTTGGAGGTAATTAACACTGTTGAGAGTCATGGGCTCTTCGTTCACGACGAACTGTTGACTGTTAGATGTGAGGGGGAGCATGGAAACGAGATGTGGAGCATGCCACTCGTCGTCACGCTAGCTGTCCTAAACGCATTAGTCCCTAGGGGGGCTATGCTGCTTTACGGTGGACACGGTGGAGGTAAGACTACTCTGGCGAAAGTGCTGGGGCGCATGATGACCGGCGCCCACCTTTCAGAGATAGAGGAGGCTGTGGTGCGTGGGCACCCCCAGCTCACAGAGGAGAAAATGATAGCCACTCTTAAACCTGGGCGGCTTCTCAGAGATGGCGTGGAGGAGGTTGTATGGCGGAAGTTTGTCACAAGCTTTTGGAAAATAGTGGACGAAATTAACAGGCTTACACCCTATACTCAAAACATTCTCCTATCTCTCCTCGCTGAAGGCAGAGTGAAGTTTTACGACGCTGTTTACGAGTGCGGCTCCTTCGTCCTCTACGCCACAATGAACCCACAGGACCCTGGAACCTTCGAAATTGGGCTTCCGCTGCTGGACAGGTTCGGGATAGCTGTACCCATAACCATGCCCAGCGTTACGGAGATCCCATTCATCCTCTCGGGCCAAGATGAAAGGCTTTACGGCTACGACCCCTACTACCAAGTCCCCCAAGTGCTAAGCGTGGAGGAGTTGCGCTCAATATGGCGGCTTGTCGACGCCACGCCGGTGGATGAGGAGGCGAAGCTCTTCGTGGGCAACCTGATATCAGAATTTTCGGCTTGCGAGAGGGCTTCGAAAGAAAACGTCACGCTCCTCAGAACGGATAGCGGACTATGCGACGGATGCCACTTCAACGTCGAAAAATCGGTTTGCAACAAGGTTGTGACGCCACTCAGCGTGAGGGCGGCTAAGGACATTTTAAGGTATTCTAAGGCGTTGTCCTGGCTCCTCGGAGCTGAAAAGGTGACCGTGGATATGGTCGTTGCTATAGCTCCCTATGCCGTTTGGCATAGGGTTAAGTATCCTGAAAGACTCCTCATGGAACCCCCCTACTACGGGGACCAGCTCAAGTTTACCTTCGACGTTATGAAGCTCGTAATGGAGAGGTTTGTAGCGAGGAGGAAAGCTCTAGAAATATTTGAGAAGTTTAAGATGGGAGAGGGGGGTGAGGGGGCGCTGAAAAACCTTGAAGAGTGGGGGAGGAGCGACCTAGTGGTGAAAACAGAGTTAGTGCCAAAAGCGCGCCACTTCGCCACCAGGGAGTATAGGAGCGTGATGGAGAAGATAAGGAAAGCACTTAGGGTTGACAACGTAAGAGAGCTCGAGAAGGTAAGGAATGTTATACTCTCAGAGAGAGGGTTGCCGAACAGGTTTGAAATCCTACGCAAGCTCGAAGAGGCAATTCACGAGAAGACAAAGAAGATCTACATGGTGCCGTTTAGAGAGTGGGGGGCGGTGTACGGAAAGCTTGCTGTAAAGTTCCCAGAGCTACAAGAGCCCCTTAAGCAAACGTTCAAACCGCCCGTGTCAAAGTGCATTAAACACAGGGAGCTTACCATAATAGTCCACGCAACCGGGGGAAGCGACGAGGACCCGGTGTTCGTGGAAATTGCAGGGGGTAAAGCGGACGAGGTGGCTAAAATCGTGGAGGAGGTTTGCGGAAGTGACAAGAAAGAGGAATAA
- a CDS encoding KaiC domain-containing protein, protein MEEGYAARAARSEPEIDYSRYIVELPRLKGKAPEIVGVPTGTKLDDLFFTVYYDEVSGRLVRKPLGGIPKGAVMNLVGIPDTGKSVFAEQFAVFQAGRGSRVLFVTTENPAEFLYTSLKQKAVALDLNFGNVERNISVIDVSQEPMLRENTSALVKTMEYAVKSRRVDVVVIDSITGLYEHREVMARQIVRIVYNSLKRFHLTSIIVSQKRSSQGSETAEAAGGLAVAHIVDGTIVMDKKLMETKFDAGLYGLPLGSVLRTIRIDGCRMSGHDTNTYVMEINEVGLVEIKERLSDFIRKRSG, encoded by the coding sequence TTGGAGGAAGGATATGCCGCTAGGGCCGCTAGGAGCGAGCCCGAAATAGACTACTCCCGTTATATTGTCGAACTTCCTCGTCTTAAGGGTAAAGCGCCGGAGATAGTGGGCGTTCCGACGGGGACGAAGCTTGACGATCTTTTCTTCACCGTCTATTATGATGAAGTTTCTGGTAGACTTGTGAGGAAGCCCCTAGGTGGTATACCTAAGGGAGCTGTGATGAACCTAGTTGGTATACCCGACACGGGGAAGAGTGTCTTCGCCGAGCAGTTCGCCGTCTTCCAAGCTGGGAGGGGTAGTCGGGTTCTTTTCGTGACCACCGAGAACCCTGCAGAATTCCTCTACACGTCTCTTAAGCAGAAGGCGGTTGCATTAGACCTTAATTTTGGGAACGTAGAGAGAAACATCTCAGTCATAGACGTCTCGCAGGAACCCATGCTTAGGGAAAACACCTCTGCGCTGGTTAAAACTATGGAGTACGCTGTCAAGTCACGGAGAGTTGACGTGGTGGTCATAGACAGTATAACAGGGCTTTACGAGCACAGGGAGGTCATGGCCCGCCAGATAGTCCGCATAGTGTACAACTCCCTTAAAAGGTTTCATTTGACGTCCATTATAGTATCCCAGAAGCGCTCGTCCCAGGGGTCCGAGACGGCTGAAGCTGCCGGTGGACTGGCAGTAGCCCACATAGTTGACGGAACGATAGTAATGGACAAGAAGCTTATGGAGACCAAGTTCGACGCCGGTCTCTATGGCCTTCCTCTAGGAAGCGTGCTGAGAACAATAAGGATAGATGGGTGCCGCATGTCCGGGCACGACACGAACACCTATGTTATGGAGATAAACGAGGTGGGGCTCGTCGAAATAAAGGAGAGGCTAAGCGACTTCATAAGGAAAAGATCAGGCTGA
- a CDS encoding cation-translocating P-type ATPase has product MVAAAVLSGCRIAFLGFKELAKSGRATIDLLVTVAIVGAFAIGSMEEGVAVAILFTLVELLEKHAEGRVKDSIKKLVASFPSMATVLRDGGQVVVHSHSVLIGEVILVRPGEKIPLDGIIVEGETSVNQSPLTGESIPVPKAVGDEVYAGTINNEGFIKVKVTKPAYETFYSKMLSIVREAEKRKAPTEKFIKKFARFYTPTVILTAAIIAFLPPAPRATAHPPWVYRGLTLLVISCPCALVISTPVAMISSITAAARKGILVKGGVHLESLSKALIFAFDKTGTLTNGTLKVLKVIQLSHEVGTSEILKAAASLKALSNHPVARAIVEKALQEGVELGKVEDFKFMPGLGVSGRVDGKPYVVGRRTLFPEGQSNVPELNSESVVFVGSNGAVLGAILLEDTLRDDAYYCVEELRRRRVRTVIVSGDNRRTVEAVARNLAVEEYYAELLPHEKVSVVEKLGAAGGVVMVGDGVNDAPSLAVASVGMAMGGMGSDAAIEAASIMLLKDDLSEIPYLLDLSRKTMTTVKQNVSLSVAVKLTLAVLAALGLLPLWVAIIVGDIGLSLLVTINSLTSPQRATKNFQTLT; this is encoded by the coding sequence TTGGTTGCCGCAGCAGTGCTTTCAGGCTGCAGAATTGCTTTCCTTGGATTCAAGGAGCTGGCTAAGAGTGGACGTGCAACCATTGATTTACTGGTAACGGTAGCCATAGTGGGTGCCTTTGCAATAGGAAGCATGGAGGAAGGCGTAGCTGTAGCTATACTTTTCACTCTGGTTGAGTTGCTGGAGAAACATGCCGAGGGACGCGTTAAAGATTCTATCAAGAAGCTGGTGGCGTCGTTTCCCTCAATGGCGACAGTTCTGAGGGACGGCGGGCAGGTTGTGGTTCATAGTCACAGTGTGCTGATTGGAGAAGTGATTCTTGTCAGGCCAGGGGAGAAAATACCTTTAGACGGAATTATAGTTGAAGGCGAGACGAGCGTAAACCAGTCGCCTCTTACAGGTGAGTCGATTCCTGTGCCAAAGGCTGTTGGAGATGAGGTTTACGCGGGAACCATAAACAATGAAGGCTTCATCAAGGTAAAGGTTACGAAGCCTGCATATGAGACCTTCTACTCGAAAATGCTAAGCATAGTTAGGGAAGCGGAGAAAAGGAAAGCGCCAACCGAGAAGTTCATTAAGAAGTTTGCACGTTTCTATACGCCCACCGTAATCCTCACAGCAGCCATCATAGCCTTTCTCCCCCCCGCTCCTAGGGCAACCGCTCACCCCCCCTGGGTTTACAGGGGATTGACGCTCCTCGTAATTTCATGTCCCTGCGCCCTCGTTATATCAACTCCTGTAGCGATGATCTCCTCGATAACGGCGGCTGCCAGAAAAGGTATACTGGTTAAAGGAGGTGTACACCTGGAGTCGCTCTCGAAAGCACTTATCTTTGCGTTCGACAAAACAGGAACGCTGACGAATGGAACCCTCAAGGTCTTGAAGGTCATACAGCTAAGCCACGAAGTTGGAACTAGCGAGATACTGAAGGCCGCAGCCTCCCTTAAAGCCTTGTCAAACCACCCAGTAGCCAGAGCAATAGTTGAGAAAGCCCTCCAAGAAGGAGTCGAGCTCGGAAAAGTCGAAGACTTCAAGTTTATGCCGGGATTGGGTGTTTCCGGGAGAGTCGACGGTAAACCCTATGTCGTCGGAAGACGGACACTTTTCCCTGAAGGACAAAGTAACGTCCCCGAGCTGAACTCTGAGTCAGTTGTCTTCGTTGGTTCTAACGGCGCCGTTCTAGGTGCCATACTGCTCGAAGACACTCTAAGGGACGACGCATACTACTGTGTGGAGGAACTGAGGCGAAGAAGGGTAAGAACAGTCATAGTTAGCGGCGACAACAGAAGGACCGTGGAAGCTGTAGCGCGTAACCTGGCTGTGGAAGAGTACTACGCGGAGCTTCTCCCCCACGAGAAGGTTAGCGTCGTCGAGAAGCTGGGCGCAGCGGGCGGCGTGGTCATGGTTGGTGACGGAGTAAATGACGCTCCAAGCCTGGCCGTGGCAAGCGTCGGTATGGCTATGGGAGGCATGGGCAGTGACGCCGCTATAGAAGCAGCCAGCATAATGCTTCTAAAAGATGACCTCTCAGAGATACCCTACCTACTGGACCTCAGCAGGAAAACCATGACAACAGTAAAGCAAAACGTGTCATTATCCGTCGCCGTCAAGCTCACACTAGCAGTCCTAGCGGCACTAGGACTACTACCTCTATGGGTCGCCATAATTGTAGGAGACATAGGGCTCAGTCTCCTCGTAACCATCAACTCTCTCACCTCTCCCCAAAGAGCGACTAAAAACTTCCAAACTTTAACATAA
- a CDS encoding long-chain fatty acid--CoA ligase, producing MSAEKVWFKFYPPNVPKTIEIPEMRIDELLREAAKEAPNKVAMDFLGKELTFKELDSLVDRFAAALLDVGVSQGDVVAIMLPNCPQFAIAYYAVSRIGATSTTMNPLYTPREVEHQMTDSGSKALVILDALYPNVKEVVKKIGVKAVIVTNLGDFMPPVKRALGKLLKKIPSAKIEPEPGIYFMMDLIKKHKAEPQAPKKKVKPKEDVAVLLYTGGTTGLPKGAMLTHYNLVANVFQCNAWVGGTKGQEVMLSVLPWYHVYGQTVCLNASIALQSKNVVLPRFDPEQVMKAIQEHKVTLFPAVAVIYNAINNHPKVKKYDLSSLKAGISGAGPLPLAIQETFEKLTGAIICEGYGLTEAAPVTHSNPLDKKLRKVGSIGIPLPNTDAGIMHLEENRFLGPGEEGELVVSGPQVMKGYLNRPKETAEALVEINGKIWLRTGDIAKMDEDGYFYVVDRKKELIKYKGYSVYPREIEEVLFKHEAVQDAAAVGIPDPSVGEIIKVFVVLKPEYKGKVTENDIIEWCKKNLAAYKVPKEVEFRDALPRTIVGKLLRRVLREEEIKKRQAG from the coding sequence TTGAGTGCTGAAAAGGTCTGGTTTAAATTCTACCCTCCGAATGTGCCCAAAACAATAGAGATCCCGGAAATGCGAATTGACGAGCTTCTTCGCGAGGCTGCAAAAGAGGCGCCCAACAAAGTTGCAATGGACTTTCTAGGAAAAGAGTTGACCTTCAAGGAGCTTGACTCCCTCGTTGACCGTTTCGCCGCAGCCCTCCTAGATGTAGGAGTCTCCCAGGGAGATGTGGTAGCCATAATGCTCCCCAACTGCCCACAGTTTGCGATAGCATACTATGCGGTGTCGAGGATAGGCGCCACATCCACTACGATGAACCCATTGTACACTCCGAGAGAAGTAGAACACCAGATGACAGACAGCGGCTCGAAAGCCTTAGTCATATTGGACGCTCTATACCCAAACGTCAAAGAGGTCGTTAAGAAAATCGGCGTTAAAGCTGTCATTGTAACTAACCTTGGCGACTTTATGCCGCCAGTCAAGAGAGCGCTCGGAAAACTTCTAAAGAAGATCCCGTCAGCGAAAATAGAGCCTGAGCCCGGAATATACTTCATGATGGACTTGATAAAGAAGCACAAGGCTGAACCACAAGCACCAAAGAAGAAGGTTAAACCCAAAGAAGATGTAGCTGTCTTACTCTACACAGGCGGCACAACAGGACTCCCGAAAGGAGCCATGTTAACACACTACAACCTGGTTGCAAACGTTTTCCAGTGTAATGCATGGGTCGGCGGCACGAAAGGTCAAGAGGTAATGCTCTCAGTTCTCCCATGGTACCACGTTTACGGGCAAACGGTCTGCTTGAACGCCTCCATAGCTCTCCAAAGCAAAAACGTTGTACTGCCCCGCTTCGACCCTGAGCAAGTGATGAAGGCGATCCAAGAGCACAAAGTCACACTCTTCCCAGCGGTAGCCGTAATCTATAACGCGATAAACAATCACCCGAAAGTCAAAAAGTATGACCTCTCATCGCTCAAAGCAGGAATAAGTGGTGCCGGTCCACTTCCGTTAGCTATACAGGAGACTTTCGAAAAACTGACGGGAGCCATAATATGCGAAGGATATGGGCTAACCGAGGCTGCACCAGTCACTCACAGCAACCCGCTAGATAAGAAGTTGAGAAAAGTTGGTAGCATAGGAATACCTCTTCCAAACACCGACGCCGGCATAATGCACCTAGAAGAAAACCGCTTCCTCGGACCGGGAGAAGAAGGTGAACTCGTTGTAAGTGGACCGCAAGTGATGAAAGGCTACTTGAACAGACCCAAGGAGACCGCTGAAGCACTCGTAGAAATAAACGGGAAGATATGGCTCAGGACAGGTGATATAGCAAAGATGGACGAAGACGGCTACTTCTACGTAGTGGACAGAAAGAAGGAGCTAATAAAGTACAAAGGGTACTCTGTGTATCCAAGAGAGATCGAGGAAGTCCTGTTCAAGCATGAAGCCGTGCAGGACGCCGCCGCGGTCGGAATACCTGACCCATCAGTTGGCGAGATAATAAAGGTGTTCGTCGTGCTGAAGCCAGAGTACAAGGGCAAAGTCACCGAGAACGACATAATCGAGTGGTGCAAGAAGAACCTTGCAGCCTACAAGGTACCAAAGGAGGTAGAGTTCAGGGACGCCCTACCAAGGACAATAGTAGGCAAGTTGCTCAGGAGAGTGCTTAGAGAAGAGGAAATAAAGAAGAGACAGGCAGGGTAA
- the nikR gene encoding nickel-responsive transcriptional regulator NikR has product MLIVFLSKVVEVKRLTVVSISLDPFLLKKLDQLVEERGYSSRSEAIRDAVRNFLSEYEMKKGEGGRVISAIIIMWEYERREVDEQLTKLRHEYDYLVTGNMHVHLAKGHCVEILIAEGELEEIYKLIGKVRAVKGVQQVKYASIQV; this is encoded by the coding sequence ATGTTAATTGTTTTTCTATCGAAAGTAGTAGAGGTGAAGCGCTTGACCGTGGTGAGCATCTCTTTAGATCCTTTTCTCCTAAAGAAGCTTGACCAGCTTGTAGAGGAGCGGGGTTATTCGAGTAGGTCTGAGGCTATTAGGGACGCTGTGAGAAACTTTCTTTCAGAGTACGAGATGAAGAAGGGTGAGGGGGGGCGTGTGATCTCAGCGATAATAATAATGTGGGAGTATGAGAGGAGAGAGGTGGATGAGCAGCTCACAAAGCTGCGTCACGAGTACGATTACCTGGTTACAGGTAACATGCATGTGCACTTGGCGAAAGGGCACTGCGTTGAGATACTGATAGCTGAGGGCGAGTTGGAAGAAATATACAAGTTAATAGGGAAAGTTAGGGCAGTAAAAGGAGTACAACAAGTAAAGTATGCTTCAATACAGGTATGA